In Candidatus Zixiibacteriota bacterium, the genomic stretch GGAGAGGGTGCAGCCTAAAGTCCTGGTCACGGTAGTCACTTTCAACGAGGGCGAGAAACTCAAAACGCTGGTGCCGAAATTTTCGACTGAGGGGAGTTACGATCTGCTTTTCATAGACGACGGCTCCACCGACGCAAGCTATCGCTTTCTTGAAAACCTGGGCCACAAGGTCATCAGGCATCAGACCAATCTCGGCGTTGGTGTCGGTATTCGGGACGCCGTCAAGTATGGCCGACAAAACGGTTACGACAGCATCGTCATCATGGCCGGCAACGGCAAGATGCAACCCGAAGAGATACCACAACTAATCAAGCCGATTCTCGATGATGGTGCCGACTACGTTCAGGGCTCGCGCTATCTTGAGGGCGGGCGCTCCCCCAACCTGCCGCTGTTTCGCAAAGTCACGATCAGATTGTTCACGGCTATCGTCAATCTGGCCATTCGCTTCAAAGGCACCGACATTACCTGTGGTTTTCGTGCCTATCGGCTGAACATCTTCGACCATCCTGAGATCGACATAGATCAGAACTGGCTGGGGCGTTACGAGATGGAATACTACATTCACTACAAGGTTGCTACGCTCGGTTTTCGCATGGCTGAAGCGCCGGTTGCGATGGTCTATCCCCAGGAGGGGAAGAACTACAGTAAGATCAAACCATTTGTTGGCTGGTGGTCTATGGTTCGGCCGTGGATTTTTCTTGTTTTGCGCCTGAAGAAGTAGCCTGTCGTGCCCAAGAATGCTCAGTAGGTGTCCCAATTGCCAGGAAGCACCATCGTGTGCGAAGCACAAAAAGCCGATTTTTCGGTGTCAGGTCACAATCCCCGCCCTTTTGCGTGGCTCAAGACCTGACACAATACAGCACAAAGAATCCAGCCGACGCCGGACTTTGGGTGGGGTAGCTGTGTTCACCCTACGACTCCGCTCGGGGTGACAAAAACCGGCGGCACAAGGCCCGCCGCTACGCGAGGGATACTCCCTCTGAGACAACTTCCACGTGAATACCACAAATGCCTGCTCCCCTGTTAAAACTTGACTCAGCCTGGTTGGCTGGATATGCTCTTTAGAAACAAGGACTGGATACCTGATGAAACGATTGTATATAGCTGCGGCCTTACTTTTGGTGATCGTCGCAGTGGCCTACATCAAGAGTGCGCGGGGCACCAGCCAGCGGCGCGAGGCGTTTGAGCAAGGGAAGGCTCAAACTAACCGGCAATTGACTCAACTTCAACAGGACGTTGATTCATTGAAAGAGTTGCTTCGTTTACAGGAGGCTGGCTTCTCCGATTCGCTGGCCCATCGTGACGGCTTATACCGACAGGAGATCGGCCGGCTGGTTGGATACCTGGATTCTGCGGTGGCCCGCCCCCGGGCCAAACCAGAAACTCAAACTGACAAACCTCCGGCCAAGAAACCGACATCCAAGCCCGAACCGGCCCAAGTCGTCCAGCAGGTCGCCCAGGAGGAATCTGAGAAACCAAAAACTGAAACCAAGCAGGCAGCGCCGCAGGCAGCGCCCCAGAATGACAAATCGGAACCGGATCAGGCCAGCCATAAGACTGAGAAGGATGAGAATGACCTGGGGTTGCGTGAAGACGTCTTGACATTTTACGGCCAACTGTATGAAGATCTGCCAAAAGATTTGACCTCACAGGAGCGCAAAGTGGCGCTGTACGAGATAAGCATCAAAACAGCAGCCGAGTATTCCATCACCATGCCGCAACTTAAAGCGATCTGTGAGGATTATTACTTAAGCTATTGAACCGGAGTCTGGTATTGTGCCACGAAAGAAGGAAAGTGACTTCGCGGAAATCATGGTCGATAAGCTCTTTCTGGAGTCGTTCGCCAATGAACAATCTGCTTATCACTCCGATGGTGGCAGCCACTCGCCCGCGGCCGGGCTGGATAAGTTTCGTTCCAAACTGCGTTGGCATATTGATCATTCACTCTCTCAACGTCAGAAGCAAGTGATCAAATACTACCTGAATGGCAAGAAAGAACGTCAAATCGCGCAGATTCTGGGGGTGGCTCAACAGGTCGTAAATATTTATAAATGGCGCGCCATCAAAAAGTTACAGCGGGTCATGGCCCTGTAGGTGTATGTCAAAAAACTTATACATAAGGAAGACTGTGCATTATTTGATCAGGTATCAGGCCTTCGGGGAGGTTTGATACCTGCTAAAGGAGGTGATAGTTTTTTTTGAATAGCATCTCTATTTCCTCACCGCTATTTATATGAGTACTGCTTCGTTCGAAAGAGAGGGGAAAACTCTTTCAGGAGATGCACTATGCCGAAGAGAAAAGAGAACCAAGAGTTTGCAAGCATGGGAGAAAAAGACTGTTGGCACTCGTATGGTCTGCAGATGCTAACACCGACCAAGTTTTCCAATGTGGTCGGTAAAATCCTACGCGGCCGTTACGTGCTGATCTCGACCAAGCTTGACAGGCGTCTGGAGCACCTTTTTCCAAACTGATTTCGCTGTCGTTCTGAGCAAAATGACATTCGCACAGCGAATGACAA encodes the following:
- a CDS encoding LuxR C-terminal-related transcriptional regulator — its product is MPRKKESDFAEIMVDKLFLESFANEQSAYHSDGGSHSPAAGLDKFRSKLRWHIDHSLSQRQKQVIKYYLNGKKERQIAQILGVAQQVVNIYKWRAIKKLQRVMAL
- a CDS encoding glycosyltransferase family 2 protein, which encodes MQPKVLVTVVTFNEGEKLKTLVPKFSTEGSYDLLFIDDGSTDASYRFLENLGHKVIRHQTNLGVGVGIRDAVKYGRQNGYDSIVIMAGNGKMQPEEIPQLIKPILDDGADYVQGSRYLEGGRSPNLPLFRKVTIRLFTAIVNLAIRFKGTDITCGFRAYRLNIFDHPEIDIDQNWLGRYEMEYYIHYKVATLGFRMAEAPVAMVYPQEGKNYSKIKPFVGWWSMVRPWIFLVLRLKK